In Clostridium sp. DL-VIII, the following proteins share a genomic window:
- a CDS encoding heteromeric transposase endonuclease subunit TnsA, with translation MSLKVTTFSSKGRVTRIYGYKTKRIHHLQSDNQLRTFLLLEWDDRVKNIKENVELKDLEVTTDNIENLRLDKFSNNETGEVFQLHTNFLITVNKGEGEELISISVKSLSELERKTVIEKMEIERRYWKAKGIKFYVITEKEIDKQFVYNIKWIREALIDKSIKNKPELAEKLYFFLQKHVDKKLVNVFELFEVEEDVKEGTALFIFRYLLGIKEVSVDMKKSIDLNEEVADFIKF, from the coding sequence TTGAGTTTAAAAGTAACGACTTTTAGTAGCAAAGGAAGGGTTACAAGAATTTACGGATATAAAACTAAAAGGATTCATCATTTGCAAAGTGATAATCAATTAAGAACTTTTTTGTTATTAGAATGGGACGATAGAGTTAAGAATATTAAAGAGAATGTAGAGCTTAAGGATTTAGAAGTCACTACTGATAATATAGAAAATTTAAGGTTAGATAAGTTTTCAAATAATGAAACTGGAGAAGTATTTCAATTGCACACTAATTTTTTAATAACTGTTAATAAGGGAGAAGGAGAAGAATTAATATCAATATCAGTTAAAAGTCTGTCTGAGCTTGAACGTAAAACAGTAATTGAAAAGATGGAAATTGAACGAAGATATTGGAAAGCTAAAGGAATCAAATTTTATGTGATAACTGAAAAAGAAATTGATAAGCAATTTGTTTATAACATTAAATGGATTAGGGAAGCTTTAATAGATAAAAGTATCAAAAATAAGCCGGAATTAGCTGAAAAACTATATTTTTTTCTTCAAAAACATGTGGATAAGAAATTAGTTAATGTTTTTGAGCTATTTGAAGTTGAAGAAGATGTTAAAGAAGGAACAGCTCTATTTATTTTTAGATATCTATTAGGAATTAAGGAAGTAAGCGTAGATATGAAAAAAAGTATTGACTTAAATGAAGAAGTAGCAGATTTTATTAAATTTTAG